Within the Bradyrhizobium ottawaense genome, the region CTCCCGACGGTGCCGGGTTTCTTGAGCGCATCTTCCGGTGCCGCGTAAGTCACGGCGCCGGATTCCGTGCTGCCGTAATATTCGTGGATCACCGGTCCCCACCATTTCATCATGGCCTGTTTGACATCGGGCGGACAGGGCGCAGCCGCGTGCACGATGTGACGCAACGCGGAGACGTCGTATTTCTCGCGGACCCCCGCCGGCAATTTCAACAGGCGAACGAACATCGTCGGCACCATGAAGATGGTGTCGATGGCCTGTTCCTGAACCAGCCGGAGAAGTCCTTCGGCGTCGAACCGCGGCATCAGAAACAGCGCGCCGCCGAGACGCCCGGCACGCAGCGCGAAAACGTTGGGCGCGGAATGATAGAGCGGTCCCGGCAACAGCGCTCGCACGCCCGGCTTCAGGCCATAGACGCGCGCCCGCATCGCCTCGGCGGCTGCGGCCTGTGCGGGGGTTGGCGCTTCCCGGCGGACGCCCTTGGGCTGCCCGGTGGTGCCCGAGGTGTAGATCATGCTCTGCGGCTGCGGCAGTTTCGGGCCGTCATACGGCTTTTGTCTGCGCATCCAGGGTTCGAGATCCTCCGCGCCATGCGGCAGAGCGCGGCGCGAGGGATCGATCCGGTAGGCGCCCTCGATCTCCGGCGGCGTCGGAAGGTTGAGCAGCGTCATGTCGCAAGCAACAACATCGCCCAGCGCATTCAGGAGATCGGCATGGCCGATCAGCACGCGGGTTCCGGTGTCCTTCAGAATGTATTCGACTTCCTCGGGCTTGAAGTGCCAGTTGACCGGCACCGCATATGCCCCCAGCAACATGACCGCGTAGCTCACCTCGAGAAAGGCAATGTCGTTTCGCATCAGGATGCAAACGCAGTCGCCCTCGCTGACGCCGAGGCCTTGCAATCCGCCGGCGATCAGCAGCGCCCGCCTTTCGACTTCATCGAAGCCTCGTTGGCGTGAACCGCTGATGATGCCGGTGGATACGGTCATGAGGATCTCCCGTCGCGCGAGCTTGTGCGCCCCTCTCTGGTGAAACCTGCCGCGTGGATATCGGGCAGGGCGGTTATTGCAGGCCGGGCGTTTTCAGTGGCACGCCCCACCGCGCCGGCGCTACAGCGATCGCGCAATGAGTTCGCGCATGATCTCGTTGGAGCCGCCATAGATCCGGCGCACGCGGGCGTCGGCATAGGCGCGGGTGATCGGGTATTCGAGCATGTAGCCGTAGCCGCCATGCATCTGCACGCATTGGTCCACCACGCGGCATTCAAGCTCCGTCAGCCAGTATTTGCACATCGCGGCGGCCTCGACGTCGAGCTTGCCGTCCAGATGAAGCTCCATGCAGCGGTCGAGGAAGACCCGGCCGATCTGGATCTCGGTCTTCATCTCGGCGAGCTTGAACCGGTTGTGCTGGAATTCCGCCAGCGGCTGGCCGAACGCCTTGCGCTGTCGCGTGTAGTCGAGCGTCCATTCAAGCGCCGCTTCGGCGCCGGCGACCGCGGTGATGGCGACCAGCAGTCTTTCCTGGGGAAGTTCGTTCATCAGGCATCGAAAGCCGCGGCCTTCCTCGCCCAGCA harbors:
- a CDS encoding acyl-CoA synthetase, with protein sequence MTVSTGIISGSRQRGFDEVERRALLIAGGLQGLGVSEGDCVCILMRNDIAFLEVSYAVMLLGAYAVPVNWHFKPEEVEYILKDTGTRVLIGHADLLNALGDVVACDMTLLNLPTPPEIEGAYRIDPSRRALPHGAEDLEPWMRRQKPYDGPKLPQPQSMIYTSGTTGQPKGVRREAPTPAQAAAAEAMRARVYGLKPGVRALLPGPLYHSAPNVFALRAGRLGGALFLMPRFDAEGLLRLVQEQAIDTIFMVPTMFVRLLKLPAGVREKYDVSALRHIVHAAAPCPPDVKQAMMKWWGPVIHEYYGSTESGAVTYAAPEDALKKPGTVGRILDGALLRILDDAGNVLPRGTIGEIYSRSTGSPDFSYHNKPEKRIEIERDGFITSGDVGYIDDDGHVFISDRKRDMVISGGVNIYPAEIEAALHALPGVHDCAVFGIPDDEFGEALMAVIEPQPGIAIDPDTIRAQLKATLADYKIPRHIALQAGLPREDSGKIFKRRLRDPYWEKSNRRI